In Zalophus californianus isolate mZalCal1 chromosome 17, mZalCal1.pri.v2, whole genome shotgun sequence, one DNA window encodes the following:
- the CNEP1R1 gene encoding nuclear envelope phosphatase-regulatory subunit 1 isoform X2, whose amino-acid sequence MNSLEQAEDLKAFERRLTEYIHCLQPATGRWRMLLIVVSVCTATGAWNWLIDPETQKVSFFTSLWNHPFFTISCITLIGLFFAGIHKRVVAPSIIAARCRTVLAEYNMSCDDTGKLILKPRPHVQ is encoded by the exons ATGAACTCGCTGGAGCAGGCGGAAG ATCTCAAGGCTTTTGAGAGGAGACTTACAGAATATATTCATTGTTTGCAACCTGCCACTGGACGTTGGAGAA TGCTTCTTATAGTGGTATCTGTCTGTACAGCTACTGGTGCCTGGAACTGGTTAATAGATCCCGAGACACAAAAG GTGTCTTTCTTCACATCATTATGGAATCACCCATTTTTCACCATTAGCTGTATCACTCTAATAGGCTTGTTCTTTGCTGGAATACACAAGAGGGTCGTTGCACCATCAAT TATAGCTGCTCGATGTCGAACTGTATTAGCAGAATACAATAtgtcttgtgatgat acaggaaaactCATTTTGAAACCTAGGCCTCATGTTCAGTGA
- the CNEP1R1 gene encoding nuclear envelope phosphatase-regulatory subunit 1 isoform X1 gives MNSLEQAEDLKAFERRLTEYIHCLQPATGRWRMLLIVVSVCTATGAWNWLIDPETQKVSFFTSLWNHPFFTISCITLIGLFFAGIHKRVVAPSIIAARCRTVLAEYNMSCDDVMILESRDPAPHRAPCSVGSLLLPRPFILLVLALSNK, from the exons ATGAACTCGCTGGAGCAGGCGGAAG ATCTCAAGGCTTTTGAGAGGAGACTTACAGAATATATTCATTGTTTGCAACCTGCCACTGGACGTTGGAGAA TGCTTCTTATAGTGGTATCTGTCTGTACAGCTACTGGTGCCTGGAACTGGTTAATAGATCCCGAGACACAAAAG GTGTCTTTCTTCACATCATTATGGAATCACCCATTTTTCACCATTAGCTGTATCACTCTAATAGGCTTGTTCTTTGCTGGAATACACAAGAGGGTCGTTGCACCATCAAT TATAGCTGCTCGATGTCGAACTGTATTAGCAGAATACAATAtgtcttgtgatgat gtcatgatcctggagtcccgggatccagccccacatcgggctccctgctcagtggggagtctgcttctccctcggcccttcatcctgcttgtgctcgctctctcaaataaataa
- the CNEP1R1 gene encoding nuclear envelope phosphatase-regulatory subunit 1 isoform X3: MNSLEQAEDLKAFERRLTEYIHCLQPATGRWRMLLIVVSVCTATGAWNWLIDPETQKVSFFTSLWNHPFFTISCITLIGLFFAGIHKRVVAPSICSMSNCISRIQYVL; this comes from the exons ATGAACTCGCTGGAGCAGGCGGAAG ATCTCAAGGCTTTTGAGAGGAGACTTACAGAATATATTCATTGTTTGCAACCTGCCACTGGACGTTGGAGAA TGCTTCTTATAGTGGTATCTGTCTGTACAGCTACTGGTGCCTGGAACTGGTTAATAGATCCCGAGACACAAAAG GTGTCTTTCTTCACATCATTATGGAATCACCCATTTTTCACCATTAGCTGTATCACTCTAATAGGCTTGTTCTTTGCTGGAATACACAAGAGGGTCGTTGCACCATCAAT CTGCTCGATGTCGAACTGTATTAGCAGAATACAATAtgtcttgtga